The Vicia villosa cultivar HV-30 ecotype Madison, WI linkage group LG1, Vvil1.0, whole genome shotgun sequence genome includes a region encoding these proteins:
- the LOC131662626 gene encoding uncharacterized protein LOC131662626 has protein sequence MASYTIHIPTSETSNALQPVQQFQHPTQVGNQQYIPDPNLAETHAIYASQNRPLVSKNQIDKEGNLVLTETTNADDVSTEAAAVPEKIRHHDTSTDEVTDEEHIAFQALWLSRWVFCSRSLQWQRALGRKRVIKEAAAQKDAEASRSNKASGDDSVNTGKKPMSSKPPPTPKRKPSNTSASDDEDRSPPHTRQAAKKRQKATISSVKGKGSGTSKPTSSSDKVLSDEQLLKTDGNALVVESHNLSPDNIPPKDDAGTITSDLKASTLNFDLDNPQGVPQQKSPSLSPVLKDNEPSAKATSPEHTEDTHSNDGSPVINQDEDMEDPPQHSNTATNEVSSLHKSSNVETSTFGTIVAPATTSTKTSSELTPAELEQLKNTDPVSFLKAMMNAKSVLPIMVETSLNILVESGTGNDTPNLLRQIKKKFFETNLIEVLSKDSTSCFGLNNLLKKVDLLQVSDEASQVIVSLSSLLDQLQADNLRKREVDQKLNTKVTSHSSSWKAANESTTKEEEIDHLQEKVKAAKSRQEEIKQLKKKELDDVVQAGIQHIETAQKLVPEIEELKKQQATIERHLSLWASQYSTMKNNLPADFA, from the exons ATGGCGTCTTACACCATCCATATCCCCACATCGGAGACTTCAAATGcgcttcaacctgttcaacagttTCAGCATCCTACACAGGTGGGTAACCAGCaatacattccagacccaaatttAGCAGAAACTCAcgctatttacgcttctcag aaTAGGCCCTTAGTTAGCAAGAACCAAATAGACAAAGAGGGTAACCTAGTCTTAACTGAAACCACCAATGCGGATGATGTTTCGACTGAAGCCGCCGCGGTTccagagaaaattag ACACCATGACACTTCGACTGATGAAGTAacagatgaagagcatattgcattCCAGGCACTTTGGCTCTCAAGATGGGTTTTTTGTTCTAGATCCCTCCAGtggcaaagag CTCTAGGTCGAAAGCGAGTCATCAAAGAGGCAGCTGCACAAAAGGACGCTGAAGCTTCGAGAAGCAACAAAGCAAGTGGAGATGACTCTGTTAACACTGGCAAGAAACCAATG AGTTCGAAACCCCCACCAACTCCAAAAAGGAAACCTTCAAATACTAGTGCTTCAGATGATGAGGATAGATCTCCTCCTCATACTAGACAAGCCGcgaagaaaagacagaaggccACCATTTCTTCAGTTAAAGGCAAAGGATCTGGGACCTCAAAACCCACATCATCAAGTGATAAAGTACTGTCTGATGAACAACTTTTGAAGACCGATGGTAATGCCCTAGTTGTCGAAAGTCATAACTTAAGCCCAGATAACATCCCACCCAAG GACGATGCAGGCACAATTACTTCTGACCTCAAAGCTTCAACTCTCAACTTTGACCTTGATAATCCCCAAG GTGTTCCTCAACAAAAATCTCCCAGTCTTTCTCCTGTTCTCAAGGATAACGAACCTAGCGCCAAAGCTACTTCCCCTGAGCATACTGAAGATACTCATTCGAATGATGGATCTCCCGTTATCAATCAAGACGAAGATATGGAAGATCCTCCTCAACATTCTAACACTG CTACAAACGAAGTCTCTAGTTTACATAAATCAAGCAATGTTGAAACTTCGACCTTTGGTACTattgttgctcctgcaaccactTCAACCAAAACTTCTTCTGAACTCACTCCAGCTGAATTAGAGCAACTCAAAAACACTGATCCTGTaagcttcctcaaggctatgatgaatgccAAAAGTGTTTTGCCCATCATGGTTGAGACTTCTTTGAACATCTTGGTGGAAAGTGGTACGGGAAATGATACTCCAAACCTCCTTCGCCAGATAAAGAAAAAGTTCTTTGAGACTAACCTTATCGAAGTTCTGAGCAAAGACTCCACCAGCTGCTTTGGTTTGAATAATCttttaaagaaggtggatctactcCAAGTCTCCGACGAAGCCTCACAAGTGATTGTTTCGCTAAGTTCCTTGCTTGATCAGCTTCAAGCTGATAACCTTCGAAAGCGAGAAGTTGACCAAAAACTCAACACGAAAgtaacttctcatagttcttcatggaaagctgctaaCGAATCAACTACCAAA GAAGAAGAAATTGATCACCTCCAAGAGAAAGTGAAAGCTGCCAAGTCTCGCCAGGAAGAAATCAAGCAGTTAAAGAAAAAAGAATTAGATGATGTGGTACAAGCGGGGATTCAACATATCGAAACGGCG